From Pseudomonas sp. G2-4:
AACGACCGCAGTCCCAATTCACACACGCCACTCAACCACTGCAGGAGAGAGCCACCATGGCCAGCAATTCTTTACGTAAAGCCTCGTTGCAAAGCATGGAAGCGGAGATCGAGAGTCTGCTCAAGTCGTTGGAAAGCCTGAAGGACGATGCGTCGGACGAGTCGCGTAAGACCCTCAAGTCGCTCAAGGCCAATGCTGAAAGTGCACTGAAACACTCCCGGCATCTGCTGAGCGATGCGTATGAAGAGGTCAAGGTAAAAACCCGTGAAACCGGGATTGCCACACGCGATTACGCTCAGGAACACCCATGGACCACGGCCGGTGTCGCGGTCGGGGCGCTGGGTTTGTTGGCTGCTTATCTGCTGTGCAAACGCGGTGACTGAGTCGATGGGCTCAGCTCATGCCTGAGCCATTGCGCCAATTGCCGGGCGCGGCCGTCTGCGGCGCGCTTGGGTAGCCACAATGCCAGTCGCGCCGGGGTTTCATCGAAGCCCCACGGCGCGACGAGGCGACCGGCACGCAGGTCCTCGGCCACCAGCGGCTCGGGGGCAATGGCCACGCCCAGCCCGGCAACGGCGGCCTCCAACAAATAATACAAATGCTCAAACCCTTGCCCGAACTTCAATGCCTGGGGTTCAAGGGCGTTTTGTCGTGCCCAGGTCGGCCAGGCTTGGGGACGAGAGGTGGTATGCAGCAGGGGCTCGTCCAGGATGGCCTTGGCCGGTGCGCTTTGCAGGCGCTCGAAACCGGCGTAGCGCGGGCTCATGACCGGGCCGATTCGCTCGCCGACCAGTTCATACACTTGCATGTCTGCCGGCCAGGGCGGCTCGGCGAACACCAGCAAGGCGTCCAGCCCGGGCCGCCTGGGGTCCAGGTCACCTTCGCCGGCGGACAGGTGCAGGCGTAAATCCGGCAGGTCGGCATTGAGCCGCCCCAAGCGGGGAATAAACCACCGCGCCAGCAGACTTCCCGAGCAGCCCAAGACGAACGGAGCATCCGCCGTGCTTTGGGTCAGCTCTGCGCAAACGCTGCGGAGCCGCTCGAAAGCATCGGCACTGACATCGCGCAGGCGCATGCCTGCATCTGTGAGTTTCAGGCCGCGTCCGTCCTTGCTGAACAGACTGACGCCCAAATGCTCTTCCAGTACCTTGAGTTGACGGCTGACGGCGCCATGGGTGACGTGCAGCTGTTCGGCCGCCTGGCTTACGCTGTTCAGGCGGGCAGTGGCCTCGAAGGCGCGCAGGGAGTTGAGCGGTGGAAGGTCGTGGCTCATGGGATCTGTGAGTTTTCCTGACAGGTTGCGGCGATCTTATCGGTTTTCAGTGCGGGATGTCAGGGGTAGAGTGGCCCTCATTGTCTTTCTATGCATTCGCCTGGAGCGCCCCGATGACCCAGTCTACGACCCCTTTCAACCTGCGCAGTGGCCCCGACGCCAACGGCCTGTTCGGCGCATTCGGTGGCCGCTACGTGGCCGAAACCCTGATGCCGCTGATCCTCGACTTGGCCCGCGAATACGAAGTGGCGAAGGAAGATCCGGCGTTCCTTAAAGAATTGGCCTACTTCCAACGTGACTACGTCGGTCGTCCGAGCCCGCTCTATTTTGCCGAACGCCTGACCGAATACTGCGGCGGCGCCAAGATCTACCTCAAGCGTGAAGAGCTGAACCACACCGGCGCGCACAAGATCAACAACTGCATCGGCCAGATCCTGTTGGCGCGGCGCATGGGCAAAAAACGCATCATCGCCGAGACCGGCGCTGGCATGCACGGCGTGGCGACCGCCACCGTGGCCGCGCGCTTCGGCCTGGATTGCGTGATCTACATGGGCACCACCGACATCGAGCGCCAGCAGGCCAACGTGTTCCGCATGAAGTTGCTGGGCGCTGAAGTGATCCCGGTGGTCGCCGGCACCGGCACCCTCAAAGATGCGATGAACGAAGCCCTGCGCGACTGGGTGACCAACGTCGACAGCACGTTCTACCTGATCGGCACCGTGGCGGGCCCGCACCCTTACCCGGCCATGGTGCGCGACTTCCAGGCCGTGATCGGCAAGGAAACCCGCGAGCAACTGCAAGCCCAGGAAGGCCGTCTGCCGGATAGCCTGGTGGCCTGCATCGGCGGTGGCTCCAACGCCATGGGCCTGTTCCACCCGTTCCTGGACGACAAGAGCGTCGAAATCATCGGCGTCGAAGCCGCAGGCTACGGCATCGAGACCGGCAAGCACGCGGCCAGCCTGAACGGTGGCGTACCGGGCGTACTGCACGGCAACCGCACCTTCCTGCTGCAGGACGAAGACGGCCAGATCATCGATGCCCATTCGATTTCCGCCGGCCTCGACTACCCGGGGATCGGCCCGGAACATGCCTGGTTGCACGACATTGGCCGGGTCCAATACACCTCGGTCACCGACGCCGAAGCCCTGGACGCCTTCCACAAGTGCTGCCGCCTGGAAGGGATTATTCCGGCACTGGAAAGCGCCCATGCCCTGGCAGAAGTATTCAAACGCGCACCAAACCTGCCGAAAGATCACCTGATGGTGGTCAACCTGTCCGGCCGTGGCGACAAAGACATGCAAACCGTGATGCACCACATGGAACAATCCCAGCAGGAGAAACACTGATGAGCCGCCTGCAAACCCGTTTTGCCGAACTCAAGGAACAGAACCGCGCGGCCCTGGTG
This genomic window contains:
- a CDS encoding LysR family transcriptional regulator, yielding MSHDLPPLNSLRAFEATARLNSVSQAAEQLHVTHGAVSRQLKVLEEHLGVSLFSKDGRGLKLTDAGMRLRDVSADAFERLRSVCAELTQSTADAPFVLGCSGSLLARWFIPRLGRLNADLPDLRLHLSAGEGDLDPRRPGLDALLVFAEPPWPADMQVYELVGERIGPVMSPRYAGFERLQSAPAKAILDEPLLHTTSRPQAWPTWARQNALEPQALKFGQGFEHLYYLLEAAVAGLGVAIAPEPLVAEDLRAGRLVAPWGFDETPARLALWLPKRAADGRARQLAQWLRHELSPSTQSPRLHSR
- a CDS encoding DUF883 family protein → MASNSLRKASLQSMEAEIESLLKSLESLKDDASDESRKTLKSLKANAESALKHSRHLLSDAYEEVKVKTRETGIATRDYAQEHPWTTAGVAVGALGLLAAYLLCKRGD
- the trpB gene encoding tryptophan synthase subunit beta yields the protein MTQSTTPFNLRSGPDANGLFGAFGGRYVAETLMPLILDLAREYEVAKEDPAFLKELAYFQRDYVGRPSPLYFAERLTEYCGGAKIYLKREELNHTGAHKINNCIGQILLARRMGKKRIIAETGAGMHGVATATVAARFGLDCVIYMGTTDIERQQANVFRMKLLGAEVIPVVAGTGTLKDAMNEALRDWVTNVDSTFYLIGTVAGPHPYPAMVRDFQAVIGKETREQLQAQEGRLPDSLVACIGGGSNAMGLFHPFLDDKSVEIIGVEAAGYGIETGKHAASLNGGVPGVLHGNRTFLLQDEDGQIIDAHSISAGLDYPGIGPEHAWLHDIGRVQYTSVTDAEALDAFHKCCRLEGIIPALESAHALAEVFKRAPNLPKDHLMVVNLSGRGDKDMQTVMHHMEQSQQEKH